One segment of Halorubellus sp. JP-L1 DNA contains the following:
- a CDS encoding branched-chain amino acid ABC transporter permease, translating into MSVLEFVANGLVFSSIIVLASIGLSLVYSIANFANFAHGDTMTVGAYAALVTFGAVGTLGGSLLGVPYGFFVALLAGTLVAALVAVITHKIIYEPVEIGSIGLLITSIGVAFVYRSVIRMGFGADFTEYGIQVLRPIEAFLPYGVRLTEHDLAIVFSAVILVTALHVVLQYTDLGRKMRATADNPDLARVSGIRTNRIEIWTWIIGAGLAGAGGGFLGLFNQLSPRMGFDILLVVFAAVILGGIGSVYGAMLGGFLIGMINQMMPLLSNFGQYAPFVPTDWGIPIGIEYANAVAFVIMVAVLLARPNGIMGESAT; encoded by the coding sequence ATGTCCGTCCTAGAGTTCGTCGCGAACGGCCTGGTCTTCAGTAGCATCATCGTCCTCGCCAGCATCGGGCTCTCCCTCGTGTACTCGATCGCGAACTTCGCGAACTTCGCGCACGGCGACACGATGACCGTCGGCGCGTACGCGGCGCTCGTGACGTTTGGCGCCGTCGGCACGCTCGGCGGGAGTCTCCTCGGCGTCCCGTACGGGTTCTTCGTCGCGCTCCTCGCGGGGACGCTCGTCGCGGCGCTCGTCGCCGTGATCACGCACAAGATCATCTACGAACCCGTCGAGATCGGCTCGATCGGCCTCCTGATCACGAGCATCGGCGTCGCGTTCGTCTACCGGTCGGTCATCCGGATGGGCTTCGGCGCGGACTTCACGGAGTACGGGATCCAGGTACTGCGGCCGATCGAAGCGTTCCTGCCGTACGGCGTGCGCCTGACCGAGCACGACCTCGCGATCGTGTTCTCCGCGGTCATCCTCGTCACCGCACTCCACGTCGTCCTGCAGTACACGGACCTCGGCCGGAAGATGCGCGCGACCGCGGACAACCCCGACCTCGCACGAGTGAGCGGGATCCGCACGAATCGCATCGAGATCTGGACGTGGATCATCGGCGCCGGTCTCGCCGGCGCCGGCGGCGGCTTCCTCGGCCTCTTCAACCAGCTCTCGCCGCGCATGGGGTTCGACATCCTCCTCGTCGTGTTCGCGGCGGTGATCCTCGGCGGCATCGGGTCGGTGTACGGCGCGATGCTCGGCGGGTTCCTCATCGGGATGATCAACCAGATGATGCCGCTGCTCTCGAACTTCGGCCAGTACGCGCCGTTCGTCCCGACCGACTGGGGGATCCCGATCGGTATCGAGTACGCGAACGCGGTCGCGTTCGTCATCATGGTCGCCGTCCTGCTCGCGCGACCGAACGGCATAATGGGTGAGTCAGCGACGTGA